The Agarilytica rhodophyticola genome has a window encoding:
- a CDS encoding bacteriohemerythrin, which produces MSEYLKWTSDLNTNIHIIDQQHRKIADYINLLQTVQITKDRDQTGKVIADLIEYTISHFSYEEALMEEAGYPFLAPHKKVHQLFIDKINKYVARFEAGEDITEELLAMLKNWLINHIKNEDGDYADLVFSVQDKLHHAARGGLITRMMRVLF; this is translated from the coding sequence ATGTCTGAGTATTTAAAGTGGACAAGCGATCTAAATACAAATATCCATATTATTGATCAACAACATAGAAAAATTGCCGATTACATTAATTTACTACAGACTGTGCAGATCACAAAAGATAGAGATCAAACCGGTAAAGTAATCGCAGATTTAATTGAGTATACAATCTCCCATTTTTCTTATGAAGAAGCATTGATGGAAGAAGCTGGGTATCCTTTTCTTGCCCCCCACAAAAAAGTGCATCAATTATTTATCGATAAAATAAATAAATATGTTGCCAGATTCGAGGCCGGTGAAGATATTACAGAAGAATTACTTGCTATGCTTAAAAACTGGCTTATTAACCATATCAAGAATGAAGACGGCGACTACGCGGATTTAGTCTTTTCAGTACAGGATAAATTGCATCACGCTGCACGAGGCGGTTTAATTACTAGAATGATGCGCGTATTGTTTTAA